Below is a genomic region from Billgrantia tianxiuensis.
CTGATCGCGCGCCAATTGGCTGGCCCACAAGGTCGGGTCATCGCCCTCGACTTGACCGCGGCCATGACGCGCCGGCTCCAGCAGGCCACCGAGCGCCACGGCATTGAGGGGCTCGCCGTGGTGCAGGGCTCCGCCGAACAGCTGCCGCTGCCCGATGCCAGCATCGACAGTATCACTAGCAACGGTGCCCTCAACCTGGTGCCGGACAAGCGCCGCGCCGTGAAGGAAATGTTTCGCGTGCTCAAGCCACACGGACGCGTACAGCTGGCCGATGTGGTGATCCATCGCCCGGTATCGGTCGACTGCCACGAGGACCCGCGCCTGTGGGTCGAGTGTGTGGTGGGTGCCACGGTGGAGGAGGAACTGCTGGCACTGTTCGAGGAAGCCGGTTTCGAAGACATCAGCGTGGTCGATAGCCATGACTACTTCGCCCTGAGTCCCAGCCCTCAAACCCGCGAAATCGCCGCCAGCTTCGGTGCTCACTCGGTCGAAATCGGCATGCGCCGCGGTGCGACGAGCCCCGCCTGGACCCAGCGTTGGCGTCGACGGCTCGATCCGCGACGCTGGCTAAGGCTGTGGTATCGCCGCGGCCTGTTCGGGATGCTGGCGCTCATATTGGCGCTACTGAGCTGCTACGGCACCTTGGCGCTGGTCGTCCTGCTGCCGCTGCTAGGCGTTCACCTGGCCCTCGACGAAGGACTCTGGGCCGGCGCCATTGCCACCCTGGCGCTGGTCACCCTGGCCAGCGTCGCCGCCGGCATACGTCGGCACCGTACTCCATGGCCCACTCTGGTGGGAGCTGTCGGTTCGCTGCTCATCCTCCATGCCCTGTTCATCGATTACTCCATGGCACAGGAGCTGAGCGGCTTCGTGCTGCTGGCCGCCGCCGTGGCGTGGGACCTCCGCCAGCGTCGGCGGCATGAAGCCAGTGTCCTGGGGTTGAAGGACAGCGAAGAAAAAAAGCGCGACCTGGGTCGCGCCTGAAAGTCGCCAGCGATTGGCGACGAGAGAGCATTCGTTTCAGCTGGCCAGGTCGAGCACCACTCGGCCTTCGATCTTGCCTTCGTGAAGACGCTGGAAGACATCATTGATATTTTCCAACCGGTCGGTGCTCACCGTGGCCTTGACCTTGCCCTCACCGGCGAAGTCGAGCGACTCCTGCAGGTCCTGGCGGGTGCCGACGATGGAACCACGCACGGTGATGCCGTTGAGCACGGTCTCGAAGATCGGTAACGGGAAATTGCCGGGCGGCAGGCCGTTGAGTGAAATGGTACCGCCGCGGCGCACCATGCCCTGGGCCTGCTCGAAGGCCTTGGGCGACACCGCCGTGACCAGCACGCCATGAGCGCCGCCGATGGTCCTCTTGAGATAGGCCACGGGATCGGTCTTGGCCGCGTTGACCGTAACGCTCGCCCCCAGCCGCTCGGCCAGCGCCAGCTTGGTGTCGTCAATGTCCACGGCGGCCACGTTGAGGCCCATGGCCTTGGCGTACTGCACCGCCATGTGGCCCAGGCCGCCAATGCCAGAAATGACCACCCACTGGCCTGGGCGGGTGTCGGTGACCTTGAGTCCCTTGTAGACGGTGACGCCGGCGCACAGCACCGGAGCGACTTCGACGAATCCGACATTATCCGGCAGATGGCCGGCGTAGTCGGCCACCGCCAGGGTGTAGTCGGCGAAGCCACCGTTGACCGAATAGCCAGTGTTCTGCTGCGACTCGCACAGGGTTTCCCAGCCGCCCAGGCAGTGCTCGCAGTGGCCGCAGGCGGAGTGCAGCCAGGGCACGCCGATACGGTCGCCCTCCTTGAGGTGCTTGACCCCGGCGCCGACGGCGGCGACGTGGCCCACGCCTTCGTGGCCGGGAATGAAGGGCGGATTGGGCTTGACCGGCCAGTCGCCGTGGGCGGCGTGCAGGTCGGTATGGCATACGCCGGAGGCAGCGATCTTGACCAGCACCTCGCCGGGGCCGGGACGCGGTACCTCAACCTCCTCGATGGCAAGCGGTTCGCCGAACTTGCGCACCACGGCGGCTCTCATCGTCTTGTCCATAGCCTTGCTCTCCTTATCTCTCCTGTCGTGTCGGACGGCAGTTGCCGAGCGACGGAATTAACGCAATCGCCAGGGCCTGGAGTGGTGGGCCACTCTCGAAAAAAGAGGAAGGACGCCGCCCGGTCGGGCGGCGTGATTCACGACATGCTGGCTCAGAAGAAGCCGAGCGGGTTGATGTCGTAACTGACCAGCAGGTTCTTGGTCTGCTGATAGTGCTCGAGCGCCACCTTATGGGTCTCGCGGCCGACGCCGGACTTCTTGTAGCCGCCGAAGGCGGCGTGAGCCGGATACTGGTGGTAGCAGTTGGTCCAGACGCGGCCGGCCTGGATGCCACGACCCATGCGGAAGGCGACGTTGATGTCGCGGCTCCACACCCCGGCGCCGAGGCCGAACTCGGTGTCGTTGGCGATGGCCAGCGCCTCGGCCTCGTCCTTGAAGGTGGTCACCGCCACCACCGGGCCGAAGATCTCCTCCTGGAACACACGCATCTTGTTGTTGCCCTTGAGCAGCGTCGGCTGGATGTAGTAGCCCTTGTCGTAGGCCGGATCGAAGCTCTCCTTGTCGCCGCCGGTGAGGAACTCGGCGCCCTCCTCGCGGGCGATGTCCATGTAGGACATGATCTTGTCGAACTGCTCCTGGGAGGCCTGGGCGCCGACCTGAACGTCGGTGTCCAGCGGATTACCGCGCTTGATCTTGCCCACCCGCTCCATGACCTTGGCCATGAAGGCGTCGTAGATGTCTTCCTGGATCAGCGCCCGCGACGGGCAGGTGCACACCTCGCCCTGGTTGAAGAACGCCAGCACCAGGCCCTCGGCGGCCTTCTCGATGAACTCCGGCTCGGCGTCCATGATGTCGGCGAAATAGATGTTGGGCGACTTGCCGCCCAGCTCCACGGTGGAGGGAATGATGTTGTCGGCGGCGCACTTGAGGATATGCGCACCCACCGGGGTGGAGCCGGTAAAGGCGATCTTGGCGATACGCTTGCTGGTGGCCAGGGCCTGGCCCGCCTCGGCGCCGTAGCCGTTGACCACGTTGACCACGCCCGGCGGCAACAGGTCGCCGACCAGCTTCATCAGCTCGAGCACCGAGGCCGGGGTCTGCTCGGCGGGCTTGAGCACCACGCAGTTGCCGGCAGCCAGCGCCGGTGCCAGCTTCCACACCGCCATCAGCAGCGGGAAGTTCCACGGGATGATCTGCCCCACCACGCCCAGCGGCTCGTGGAAGTGGTAGGAGACGGTGTTGGCGTCGATATCGGCCGCCGTGCCCTCCTGGGCGCGGATACAGCCGGCGAAGTAGCGGAAGTGGTCGATGGCCAGCGGCAGGTCGGCGTTGAGCGTCTCGCGCACCGCCTTGCCGTTGTCCCAGGTCTCGGCCACGGCCAGCATTTCCAGGTTCTGCTCGATGCGGTCGGCCATCTTGAGCAGGATGTTGCTGCGCTCGGTGGCTGAGGTCTTGCCCCAGGCGGGAGCGGCGGCGTGTGCGGCATCCAGCGCCTTCTCGATGTCTTCGGCGGTGGAGCGCGGGATCTGGCAGAACACTTCGCCGTTGACCGGGCTGACGTTGTCGAAATACTGGCCCTTCACCGGAGGCACGAACTCACCGCCGATGTAGTTGCCGTAGCGCTGTTCGAAGGTAATGACGGAACCGGACTGACCGGGATTGGCGTAGATCATGATGCATGCTCCTGGGTTGCGTTGTTGTTGCTCAGTGGTGGCTGAAGGCAGCGATGGCTGCAGCTTTCACGGGCCACCAATATGCTGTGTTCAAAATGGCTCCCCTTGCTTCTCTCGTCCGGCGCGCCAGAGATTGCCAAGTGGTGTTGGCCGGCCTCAGTTCGCAGTGTAGATAACCTTGAGGTGCGTACCTCATCCTCCCTTGGGGGCATTGGGGAGGGTCTTTGGTAGTAGGCTGCCGGGCCCGCTTCGGGCCCGGCAGACTGGGCCTACTGCGCGTACTCTCGCGGCAGCTTGAAGGTCCACAGCATGCCGCCCTGGTTGAAGTTCTTGATCACCTCGGCGACCTCGCCGCCCCACAGCGGCACCGCGCCGCCCCAGCCCGAGGCCACCGAGACGTACTGCTCGCCGTCCATCTCCCAGGTGATCGGCGTGCCGACCACGCCCGAGCCGGTGTTGAAGCCCCACAGCTCCTCGCCGGTGGTGGCATCGAATGCCTTCAGGTAACCCTCGGGCGTGCCAGTGAATACCAGGTTGCCGGCAGTGGTCATCACGCCGCCCCACAGCGGCGCACGATTCTCGTAGCGCCACACTTCCTCGCCGGTGCGCGGATCGACCGCCCGCAGCACGCCGATGAAGTCGTCGTTGATGGGCCGGATGGTGAAGCCGGCCCCCAGATAGGCCGCCCCCTTGCGGTAGGAGACCGGCTCGTTCCAGATGTCCATCATCCACTCGTTGGAGGGAATGTAGAAAAGGCCGGTATCCTGGCTGTAGGCCATGGGGTTCCAGTTCTTGGCCCCGAGGAAGGCCGGATACGCCTCCACCGCCTCGCCTCGCTCACCCTCGGCATCGGCCGGGTTGCCCGGACGCCCCGCGGGGTTGTAGATGGGGCGGCCGTTCTCGTCGAGACCCTCGGCCCAGCTGATCTTGTCGGCAAACGGGAAGCCGCGAATGAACTCGCCGCTCTCGCGGTTGAGCACGTAGAAGAAGCCGTTGCGATCCGCGGTGGCCGCGGCCTTGACCAGGCTGCCGTTCTCCTCGTAGTCGAAGGAGATCACCTCGTTGACACCGTCGTAGTCCCAGCCGTCGTTGGGCGTGGCCTGGAAGTGCCACTTGATGGTGCCGTCATCCGGATCGATGGCCAGCCGAGACGAGGTGTAGAGGTTGTCGCCGGGGCGCAGGTGCGAGTTCCACGGCCCCGGGTTGCCGGTACCGATCAATAGGCTGTGGGTGTCGGCATCGTAGAAGCCGCCCAGCCAGGGCGCACCGCCGCCCTGCTGCCACATGTCGCCCGGCCAGGTCTGCCCCGCCTCACCGCCGGTAATGCCGTTCTCGACCGCCTCGCCGTTCTCGAAGACGTAGCCCATGTGGCCCTCGATCACCGGCCGGGTCCACAGCTCGTCCCCGGTCTCGGCATCGAAGGCATAGACGGTACCCACCACGCCGAACTCGCCCCCGGCCACCCCAGTGATGATCTTGCCATCGATCACGATGGGTGCCGCCGAGATTGCATGGCCCGCCTGGTAGTCGGCCACGCGCTTGATCCACTGCACGTTGCCGGTTTCGCGGTCGAGGGCCACCAGGCGCGCATCCAGCGTGCCGAAATAGACCTTGTCGCCGTAGATGGCCGCACCGCGGTTGACCACGTCACAGCAGGGCATGATGCCATCGGGCAAACGCGCCTCGTACTGCCAGATCTCCTCGCCGGTATGCGCATCCACCGCCCACATACGCGAGTAGGAGCCGGTGATGTACATGACGCCATCCTTGACCAACGGCTGCGACTCCTGGCCGCGCTGCTTCTCGCCACCGAAGGAGAAGGCCCACACCGGCCTCAACTGATGGACGTTGTCGGTATTGAGGGTCGTCAGCGGGCTGTAGCGCTGGCCGTGCAGCCCCATGCCGTTGGTGACGACCTGATCGGTGGCCAGGTGATCGTTGAGCATGTCGTCGAAGGTGACGGCCTGGACCTGGGTGGAAATGGCGACGGCAAGGGTCGTCAGGGCAAAAGGCCTGGCCAGCTTGCCGAAGGGAATTGGCTGGATCATGACGCTCTCCGAAGGGGCAGTGAGTCAACGGTTGTTATTCGGGTTCCAGCGCCTTCGAACCGGCGCCTCGCCTCTCAATCTGTGCCATCGTTGACTGGCCGGCCATGGCCAACAGGGACGACACACCCTCCTCTCTTGGTCGTACTACCTAACGAAATCGAACACGAAAAAGTCCGCTTATAATGAAAAAAGCCACCCTCTTTCATTCAAGAAATGAAAGTAGAATGGCAAGCCATGCGCGACATGAAGTGGTAGAAATAAATCAGCGCTTCGTCAGCTCACCCTCCCTCGGAAATCAATGCGAGAGCCTCGCGTTCATAGCGCCCATAAAGATGACTGACGCTACGGATCAGCTCATGGCGAGCGACGGCAATCTCGTCGAATCGCTCGGGAATGGGCAGCGCCATGACTTCGCTTGCGGTCAGCCCCTGGCGGGCTGCCTCGCGCAGGGTGTCGTCCAGCCAGCCGAGGTAGTCATGCATCTGCTCGAAGGGAACCGTGCCTTCCACCACCGGGCCGTGGCCAGGCACCAGGTAGCGAAAATCGAGTGCTTCCAGCTCACGCAGCTCCTCGCGCCAGACGTCCAGCCCCGGGGTGTGCGGCGTGGTTGGCGCGCGCTGGTAGAACACCAGGTCAGCGGCCAGCAGTACGCCGGCCGTATGGTCGAGCAGCACCAGGTCGGCTCCGGAGTGGCCGCTCATGGCAATCAATTCGATATCGCGACCATCCAGCGTCATGCGGCCCGGCGTGATCCCTCGGGTGGGAAGCACGACCTCGGTACCGCGCATCCAGTCGCCCAAGGCTCGATAGAGATTGTCGGAGAAGTCGTCGCCCTGCTCGGCGAGGCGCTGAATGGTGCCCTCCAGGGCGTAGAGCGACTCCGGATCGAAGGCCTGGTTACCGAAGACATGGTCGGGGTGGTGATGCGAAAGAAATACGTGAGTGACAGGCAGGTCGGTCACCGTCCCGATCGTCTCACGCATCTGCTCGCCATAGCGTCGCGTGGGGCCGGTGTCGAAGACGATCACACCCGCGTCGGTCACGATGAAGGCGGTGTTGACGATATTGCCACCATTGTCGCGTGCAAAATCCTCGGTCACGCCTTCGAACAGCCACACCCCCTGGGCGATTTCCACTGGCTGAAGCGCATAACGGTAGTCGTCGGCCAAGGCGACGTGACAGCCAAGGGCCAAGCTGATGAGCAGCAAAATCAGGTAGCGCATGCTCAGCCTCCCAACCGGCTTTCGAAGACATTACCACCGTTGTCGCGCATCCATAGGGTGATGCCGTCCTCCTTCCCATCGTGCTCCAGGTCGAAGACGAACAGCGGG
It encodes:
- a CDS encoding MerC family mercury resistance protein, encoding MVAILGYSRPQILAAVQEMYTAVADSPTSPFHFPVGSEASRRLGYPPERLAALPSEIRDAFAGVGYPFRAEAIRRGDRVLDIGAGAGGDALIARQLAGPQGRVIALDLTAAMTRRLQQATERHGIEGLAVVQGSAEQLPLPDASIDSITSNGALNLVPDKRRAVKEMFRVLKPHGRVQLADVVIHRPVSVDCHEDPRLWVECVVGATVEEELLALFEEAGFEDISVVDSHDYFALSPSPQTREIAASFGAHSVEIGMRRGATSPAWTQRWRRRLDPRRWLRLWYRRGLFGMLALILALLSCYGTLALVVLLPLLGVHLALDEGLWAGAIATLALVTLASVAAGIRRHRTPWPTLVGAVGSLLILHALFIDYSMAQELSGFVLLAAAVAWDLRQRRRHEASVLGLKDSEEKKRDLGRA
- the adhP gene encoding alcohol dehydrogenase AdhP, whose translation is MDKTMRAAVVRKFGEPLAIEEVEVPRPGPGEVLVKIAASGVCHTDLHAAHGDWPVKPNPPFIPGHEGVGHVAAVGAGVKHLKEGDRIGVPWLHSACGHCEHCLGGWETLCESQQNTGYSVNGGFADYTLAVADYAGHLPDNVGFVEVAPVLCAGVTVYKGLKVTDTRPGQWVVISGIGGLGHMAVQYAKAMGLNVAAVDIDDTKLALAERLGASVTVNAAKTDPVAYLKRTIGGAHGVLVTAVSPKAFEQAQGMVRRGGTISLNGLPPGNFPLPIFETVLNGITVRGSIVGTRQDLQESLDFAGEGKVKATVSTDRLENINDVFQRLHEGKIEGRVVLDLAS
- a CDS encoding aldehyde dehydrogenase family protein; its protein translation is MIYANPGQSGSVITFEQRYGNYIGGEFVPPVKGQYFDNVSPVNGEVFCQIPRSTAEDIEKALDAAHAAAPAWGKTSATERSNILLKMADRIEQNLEMLAVAETWDNGKAVRETLNADLPLAIDHFRYFAGCIRAQEGTAADIDANTVSYHFHEPLGVVGQIIPWNFPLLMAVWKLAPALAAGNCVVLKPAEQTPASVLELMKLVGDLLPPGVVNVVNGYGAEAGQALATSKRIAKIAFTGSTPVGAHILKCAADNIIPSTVELGGKSPNIYFADIMDAEPEFIEKAAEGLVLAFFNQGEVCTCPSRALIQEDIYDAFMAKVMERVGKIKRGNPLDTDVQVGAQASQEQFDKIMSYMDIAREEGAEFLTGGDKESFDPAYDKGYYIQPTLLKGNNKMRVFQEEIFGPVVAVTTFKDEAEALAIANDTEFGLGAGVWSRDINVAFRMGRGIQAGRVWTNCYHQYPAHAAFGGYKKSGVGRETHKVALEHYQQTKNLLVSYDINPLGFF
- a CDS encoding PQQ-dependent methanol/ethanol family dehydrogenase, with the translated sequence MIQPIPFGKLARPFALTTLAVAISTQVQAVTFDDMLNDHLATDQVVTNGMGLHGQRYSPLTTLNTDNVHQLRPVWAFSFGGEKQRGQESQPLVKDGVMYITGSYSRMWAVDAHTGEEIWQYEARLPDGIMPCCDVVNRGAAIYGDKVYFGTLDARLVALDRETGNVQWIKRVADYQAGHAISAAPIVIDGKIITGVAGGEFGVVGTVYAFDAETGDELWTRPVIEGHMGYVFENGEAVENGITGGEAGQTWPGDMWQQGGGAPWLGGFYDADTHSLLIGTGNPGPWNSHLRPGDNLYTSSRLAIDPDDGTIKWHFQATPNDGWDYDGVNEVISFDYEENGSLVKAAATADRNGFFYVLNRESGEFIRGFPFADKISWAEGLDENGRPIYNPAGRPGNPADAEGERGEAVEAYPAFLGAKNWNPMAYSQDTGLFYIPSNEWMMDIWNEPVSYRKGAAYLGAGFTIRPINDDFIGVLRAVDPRTGEEVWRYENRAPLWGGVMTTAGNLVFTGTPEGYLKAFDATTGEELWGFNTGSGVVGTPITWEMDGEQYVSVASGWGGAVPLWGGEVAEVIKNFNQGGMLWTFKLPREYAQ
- a CDS encoding quinoprotein relay system zinc metallohydrolase 1, which gives rise to MRYLILLLISLALGCHVALADDYRYALQPVEIAQGVWLFEGVTEDFARDNGGNIVNTAFIVTDAGVIVFDTGPTRRYGEQMRETIGTVTDLPVTHVFLSHHHPDHVFGNQAFDPESLYALEGTIQRLAEQGDDFSDNLYRALGDWMRGTEVVLPTRGITPGRMTLDGRDIELIAMSGHSGADLVLLDHTAGVLLAADLVFYQRAPTTPHTPGLDVWREELRELEALDFRYLVPGHGPVVEGTVPFEQMHDYLGWLDDTLREAARQGLTASEVMALPIPERFDEIAVARHELIRSVSHLYGRYEREALALISEGG